In the genome of Asterias amurensis chromosome 16, ASM3211899v1, one region contains:
- the LOC139949056 gene encoding uncharacterized protein, with product MRNDWRSSFSTSYLLVLATFLEICYVTIAESCSYSSFGQVYDYSCLSNQYCCGHGSCCVRNNDYYYGVYDLWYFWFCICFGIFICSVASGAYYRKRQLHTVRVAAVPAGHHGALDGRVHGPYGRGAPQHTHHAPPSGNVFVAATSASGQPVYPFCMYDVPPPNYPVYSTGLGGPVYPAYACNMPPPPAYNTLASDHSEAPNGSSGTAAPPTTGGQDTASFPEVGPPVSS from the exons ATGCGTAACGATTGGCGATCCTCCTTCAGCACGTCTTATTTACTGGTTCTGGCGACGTTTCTGGAAATATGTTAT GTCACCATTGCAGAGAGCTGTTCTTACTCAAGCTTTGGCCAAGTATATGACTACTC ATGTTTGAGTAATCAGTATTGTTGCGGCCACGGTTCGTGCTGTGTCAGAAACAATGACTACTACTACGGTGTTTATGATCTCTGGTATTTCTG gTTCTGCATTTGTTTCGGTATTTTCATATGCTCCGTAGCGAGTGGAGCTTATTACCGCAAACGGCAGTTACACACCGTACGAGTAGCTGCAGTTCCAGCGGGTCATCACGGCGCTCTGGACGGCAGGGTGCACGGCCCGTACGGTCGGGGAGCTCCTCAACACACCCACCACGCACCACCGTCAGGAAACGTCTTTGTGGCTGCTACGT CCGCCTCCGGTCAGCCCGTGTACCCTTTCTGTATGTACGACGTCCCACCACCCAACTATCCAGTGTATAGCACAGGCCTAGGCGGACCTGTATACCCAGCCTATGCGTGTAATATGCCTCCACCACCGGCGTACAATACTCTAGCCTCCGATCACAGCGAAGCACCCAACGGGTCATCAGGGACGGCAGCACCGCCGACGACAGGCGGACAAGACACGGCAAGCTTCCCCGAGGTTGGACCGCCTGTGTCGTCGTAG